The following proteins come from a genomic window of Corynebacterium sp. P4-C1:
- a CDS encoding copper-translocating P-type ATPase gives MPHDHPHSALDEDHHVHSHGEHAGHSTAMFRERFWWSLILSIPVVIFSPMVAQLLGYHLPAFPGSTWIPPVLGTIIFVYGGTPFLKGGWNELKSRQPGMMLLIAMAITVAFVASWVTTLGLGGFDLDFWWELALLVTIMLLGHWLEMRALGAASSALDALAALLPDEAEKVIDGTTRTVAISELVVDDVVLVRAGARVPADGTILDGAAEFDEAMITGESRPVFRDTGDKVVAGTVATDNTVRIRVEATGGDTALAGIQRLVVDAQESSSRAQALADRAAALLFWFALISALITAVVWTIIGSPDDAVARTVTVLVIACPHALGLAIPLVIAISTERAAKSGVLIKDRMALERMRTIDVMLFDKTGTLTEGAHAVTGVAATVGVTEGELLALAAAAEADSEHPVARAIVAAAAAHPEASRRQIRATGFSAASGRGVRATVDGAEILVGGPNMLRELNLTTPAELTDTTSAWTGRGAGVLHIVRDGQIIGAVAVEDKIRPESHAAVKALQDRGVKVAMITGDAQQVAQAVGQDLGIDEVFAEVLPQDKDTKVTQLQERGLSVAMVGDGVNDAPALTRAEVGIAIGAGTDVAMESAGVVLASDDPRAVLSMIELSQASYRKMIQNLIWASGYNILAVPLAAGVLAPIGLVLSPAVGAILMSASTIVVALNAQLLRRIDLDPAHLAPTDGKEEKAAVSSAAPVR, from the coding sequence ATGCCCCACGATCACCCGCACTCCGCCCTGGACGAAGACCACCACGTTCATAGTCACGGCGAACACGCCGGACACAGCACCGCAATGTTTCGGGAACGCTTCTGGTGGTCGCTGATTCTGTCCATTCCCGTCGTTATTTTCAGCCCCATGGTCGCCCAGCTGCTCGGCTACCACCTCCCGGCATTCCCCGGATCCACCTGGATCCCCCCGGTGCTGGGCACGATCATCTTCGTCTACGGCGGAACGCCTTTCCTCAAGGGCGGATGGAACGAACTGAAATCCCGCCAACCCGGGATGATGCTCCTGATCGCCATGGCCATCACCGTGGCGTTTGTCGCCTCCTGGGTCACCACTCTGGGGCTGGGCGGTTTTGACCTGGACTTCTGGTGGGAGCTGGCCCTGCTGGTGACCATCATGCTGCTGGGCCACTGGCTGGAGATGCGTGCTCTCGGGGCCGCGTCCTCCGCGCTTGACGCGCTGGCTGCCCTGCTGCCGGATGAGGCCGAGAAAGTCATCGACGGGACCACCCGCACCGTGGCCATCTCCGAGCTGGTCGTCGACGACGTCGTGCTGGTGAGGGCCGGTGCCCGGGTGCCGGCCGACGGAACCATCCTCGACGGAGCCGCCGAATTCGATGAGGCGATGATCACCGGCGAATCCCGTCCCGTCTTCCGCGACACCGGTGACAAGGTGGTCGCCGGTACTGTGGCCACCGACAACACCGTCCGTATCCGGGTGGAGGCTACCGGCGGGGACACCGCCCTGGCCGGGATCCAACGCTTGGTTGTCGACGCCCAGGAGTCCTCCTCCCGGGCCCAGGCCCTGGCGGATCGGGCGGCGGCGTTGTTGTTCTGGTTCGCGCTGATCTCCGCTCTGATCACCGCGGTGGTGTGGACCATCATCGGCAGCCCGGACGATGCCGTGGCGCGCACTGTCACGGTGCTGGTCATCGCCTGCCCGCACGCCCTGGGCCTGGCGATTCCGCTGGTCATTGCGATCTCCACCGAGCGGGCCGCGAAATCCGGGGTGCTCATCAAGGACCGGATGGCGCTCGAGCGGATGCGCACCATCGACGTGATGCTCTTCGACAAAACCGGCACCCTGACCGAGGGGGCGCACGCGGTCACCGGTGTCGCGGCAACTGTCGGCGTCACCGAGGGCGAGCTGCTGGCCCTGGCCGCCGCCGCGGAGGCCGACAGCGAGCACCCCGTGGCCCGCGCCATCGTGGCGGCCGCGGCCGCCCATCCTGAGGCCTCCCGTCGGCAAATCCGTGCAACTGGTTTCAGCGCCGCCTCCGGCCGGGGGGTCCGGGCCACTGTCGATGGCGCTGAGATCCTCGTGGGCGGGCCGAACATGCTGCGCGAGCTCAACCTCACCACCCCGGCCGAGCTCACCGACACCACCAGCGCCTGGACCGGGCGTGGGGCCGGTGTGCTCCATATTGTCCGCGACGGTCAGATCATCGGTGCGGTGGCCGTCGAGGACAAGATCCGCCCCGAATCCCACGCCGCCGTGAAAGCCCTGCAGGACCGCGGAGTGAAGGTCGCGATGATCACCGGTGACGCGCAGCAGGTGGCCCAGGCGGTTGGCCAGGACCTGGGGATCGATGAGGTCTTCGCCGAGGTCCTGCCCCAGGACAAGGACACCAAGGTCACCCAGTTACAGGAGCGTGGCCTGAGCGTGGCCATGGTCGGTGACGGTGTCAACGACGCCCCCGCTCTGACCCGCGCGGAGGTCGGTATCGCCATCGGGGCCGGCACGGATGTGGCCATGGAATCCGCCGGAGTGGTCCTGGCCAGTGATGACCCGCGGGCAGTGCTGTCGATGATTGAGCTCTCGCAGGCCAGCTACCGCAAGATGATCCAGAACCTCATCTGGGCCTCTGGCTACAACATCCTCGCCGTGCCGCTGGCCGCCGGCGTGCTCGCCCCGATCGGGTTGGTGCTGTCCCCGGCCGTGGGCGCGATCTTGATGTCTGCCTCGACCATCGTGGTCGCCCTGAACGCCCAGCTTTTGCGCCGCATTGATCTGGATCCGGCTCACCTGGCTCCGACCGACGGGAAGGAGGAGAAGGCTGCTGTGAGCTCTGCAGCCCCCGTCCGCTGA
- a CDS encoding heavy-metal-associated domain-containing protein, giving the protein MITSPPNLLPMASHGCSCCGPASRADTASIPAASDSSTGGSSPSYQVTGLTCGHCAKSVTQALQALPQVDDVQIDLAAGGVSTVTVTGAVPPEMVRRAIEEAGYTVLS; this is encoded by the coding sequence ATGATCACCTCCCCGCCCAACCTCTTGCCGATGGCCTCCCACGGCTGCAGCTGTTGCGGACCTGCCTCACGTGCCGACACCGCCTCCATCCCTGCCGCCAGCGACTCGTCAACAGGAGGATCCTCCCCTAGCTACCAGGTCACCGGCCTGACCTGCGGGCACTGCGCGAAAAGCGTGACCCAGGCCCTTCAGGCCCTCCCCCAGGTCGACGACGTCCAGATTGATCTCGCTGCTGGTGGTGTTTCCACCGTCACGGTCACCGGTGCCGTACCTCCGGAGATGGTTCGCCGGGCCATCGAAGAGGCCGGCTACACCGTCTTATCCTGA
- a CDS encoding cell wall metabolism sensor histidine kinase WalK, with translation MNHGPGLTFRFLAAQVLVVVISLLVAATVATMVGPTLFHDHMLMTGQENPSLELFHAEQAYGDANLITLAVALPAALISALLASLWLSRRLRTPLQDLTRAATSLTAGNYRIRVPAGEAGPEVTTLAHAFNTMADRLEHTEQVRRQMLSDLAHEMGTPLSVLTVYLDGLQDGAVDWNNATHTIMADQLTRLTRLMEDIDDVSRAQEHRIDLDLAEERLGDLLHTAAAAAGEAYADKGVDLQVETITDTARVLVDRQRFGQVMSNLLSNALRHTPAGGQVRISVHRQGASTALIHVADDGEGIPPGQIGHIFERFYRGDAARSRDDGGAGIGLTISKALVEAHGGTLTATSPGPGRGAVFALRLPLSPPDSEEAAR, from the coding sequence ATGAATCACGGACCCGGCCTGACCTTCCGCTTCCTGGCCGCCCAGGTGTTGGTCGTGGTGATTAGCCTGCTGGTGGCCGCGACCGTGGCCACGATGGTGGGCCCGACCCTGTTCCATGATCATATGTTGATGACCGGCCAGGAGAACCCCTCGCTGGAGCTGTTCCATGCCGAGCAGGCCTACGGGGATGCCAACCTGATCACCCTGGCCGTCGCCCTGCCCGCCGCCTTGATCAGCGCCCTGCTGGCCAGCCTGTGGTTATCGCGTCGCCTGCGCACCCCCCTGCAGGATCTCACCCGCGCCGCTACCAGCCTGACGGCCGGCAACTATCGTATCCGTGTGCCCGCCGGAGAAGCAGGCCCCGAAGTCACCACCCTGGCGCATGCCTTCAACACCATGGCCGACCGGCTGGAACACACCGAACAGGTCCGCCGCCAGATGCTCTCTGATCTGGCCCACGAAATGGGCACCCCCTTATCGGTGCTCACGGTCTACCTCGATGGTCTCCAGGACGGGGCCGTGGACTGGAATAATGCCACCCACACGATCATGGCTGACCAACTCACCCGCCTGACCCGGTTGATGGAAGACATCGACGATGTCTCCCGGGCCCAGGAACACCGGATCGATTTGGACCTGGCGGAGGAAAGGCTCGGGGATCTGCTCCATACCGCCGCTGCTGCCGCGGGGGAAGCTTATGCTGACAAAGGCGTCGATTTACAGGTCGAGACCATTACAGACACCGCCCGGGTGCTCGTGGACCGGCAACGCTTCGGCCAGGTGATGAGTAATCTCCTGTCGAACGCGCTACGGCACACCCCGGCCGGCGGGCAGGTCCGGATCAGCGTCCACCGACAGGGGGCGTCCACCGCGCTCATCCACGTCGCCGATGACGGCGAGGGCATCCCACCTGGCCAGATCGGACACATCTTCGAACGCTTCTACCGGGGGGATGCCGCCCGCAGCCGGGACGACGGCGGGGCCGGTATCGGTCTGACCATCTCCAAGGCATTGGTCGAGGCCCACGGCGGCACTCTCACCGCCACCTCCCCCGGACCCGGTCGCGGAGCGGTGTTTGCCCTCCGCCTCCCGCTGTCCCCTCCCGACAGTGAGGAGGCTGCTCGGTGA
- a CDS encoding response regulator transcription factor: MADRTPTTATPPGRVLVVDDEQPLAQMVAFYLIRAGFDTRQAHTGTQAVDEARRFSPDVVVLDLGLPELDGLEVCRRIRTFSDCYILMLTARGSEDDKISGLTLGADDYITKPFSIRELVTRVHAVLRRPRTSTTPPQVTTPLIVGDLILDPVAHQVRVGETTVELTRTEFELLVALALRPGQVLTRHDLVTEVWDTTWVGDERIVDVHIGNLRRKLGTDTRGRGFIDTVRGVGYRVGQP; encoded by the coding sequence ATGGCTGACCGCACACCGACCACCGCCACGCCCCCGGGGCGGGTGCTGGTCGTCGATGATGAACAACCTTTGGCTCAGATGGTGGCCTTCTACCTCATCCGGGCCGGCTTCGATACCCGCCAGGCGCACACCGGCACCCAGGCCGTGGACGAGGCCCGTCGCTTCTCCCCCGATGTTGTGGTGCTGGATCTGGGGCTGCCCGAACTCGACGGCCTGGAGGTGTGCCGACGGATCCGCACCTTCTCGGACTGCTACATCCTCATGCTCACCGCGCGTGGCAGCGAGGACGACAAGATCAGCGGTTTGACCCTGGGGGCGGATGACTACATCACCAAACCTTTTAGCATCCGGGAACTGGTGACCCGGGTGCATGCGGTGCTGCGCCGCCCGCGCACCAGCACCACCCCACCGCAGGTGACCACCCCCTTGATCGTTGGTGACCTCATCCTTGACCCCGTCGCCCATCAGGTGCGGGTGGGGGAGACGACCGTGGAGCTCACCCGCACGGAGTTCGAGCTGCTGGTTGCCCTGGCCCTGCGCCCCGGCCAAGTGCTGACCCGCCACGACCTGGTCACCGAGGTCTGGGACACCACCTGGGTCGGTGATGAACGCATCGTCGATGTCCACATCGGCAACTTGCGTCGCAAGCTCGGCACCGACACCCGGGGCCGGGGGTTTATCGACACCGTGCGTGGCGTGGGCTACCGGGTGGGGCAGCCATGA
- a CDS encoding CueP family metal-binding protein translates to MKRAAIAASALALTGCSAADPEPTADGTESQDTFLTTHGLAAMDAVEIIDHLDRQKVTERPTDLIASVRANELLLSSEDQEVVVDLPDNQTYVSIAPYLTSTHDCFYHSLTTCLGELDNEDIHVTITDEATGEVLVDEATTTFDNGFIGFWLPDDATGLIEVSYQGRTGTTEFSTTDDGATCVTNLHLT, encoded by the coding sequence GTGAAACGAGCAGCGATCGCAGCCTCCGCCCTCGCCCTCACGGGGTGTTCGGCCGCCGACCCGGAACCCACCGCCGACGGGACGGAGTCCCAGGACACATTCCTGACTACCCATGGCCTGGCCGCCATGGACGCGGTGGAGATCATTGATCACCTCGACCGGCAGAAGGTCACTGAGCGTCCCACGGATCTGATCGCCTCCGTGCGTGCCAATGAACTGCTGCTCTCCAGCGAAGACCAGGAAGTCGTGGTCGATCTTCCCGACAATCAGACGTATGTCTCGATCGCACCCTATCTCACCTCCACCCACGACTGCTTCTACCACAGCCTCACGACCTGCCTGGGGGAACTCGACAATGAGGATATCCACGTCACGATCACCGATGAGGCGACCGGTGAGGTGCTGGTGGACGAGGCAACAACCACCTTCGACAACGGATTTATTGGCTTCTGGCTTCCCGATGATGCCACCGGCCTGATTGAGGTCAGCTACCAGGGGCGTACCGGCACCACCGAGTTTTCCACCACCGACGACGGTGCCACCTGTGTCACAAACCTGCACCTGACGTGA